A window from Luteibacter flocculans encodes these proteins:
- a CDS encoding MBL fold metallo-hydrolase: MIVYTCHGAARGVTGSCHLIECGESRILVDCGLFQGGRDAADANAHDFAFDPRTIDAVLLTHAHLDHCGRLPKLVRDGFAGPILATAATRDLARIVLLDAASLQEEEAKRAREHGRPVVVVSDLDDAFHALEALDRRVVDYDVTVDVAPGIQATFLDAGHILGSASILLTLNDGVSQRRMVFSGDLGHHGSGVLRPPRQAPPADFVVMETTYGDRPHRSFEATREEFLSAVGQTLAAHGNVVIPTFALERAQEILYCLHQGIRQGAIPASVSVFLDSPMAISATAVFRRHPECFGDDFLEALRKDDPFGMPRLHYTRGVDESMAINAIEGGAIILAGSGMCTGGRVRHHLRHNLGRARSSVIFVGYAAEGTPAREIIDGRKVIRIGRQDISVRARIWTINGFSAHADAPELIQWLGDEPRQRVFLVHGEPDRGMAAMRDTLRTRGMAVVCPEFDVPCRLA, translated from the coding sequence ATGATCGTCTACACGTGTCACGGTGCAGCGCGGGGCGTCACGGGTTCCTGTCACCTCATCGAATGCGGTGAAAGCCGCATCCTCGTGGACTGCGGCCTGTTCCAGGGGGGACGCGATGCCGCAGACGCCAATGCGCACGATTTCGCCTTCGATCCCCGGACCATTGACGCCGTGCTGCTGACGCACGCACACCTGGACCATTGCGGACGCCTGCCCAAACTTGTGCGCGACGGCTTTGCCGGGCCGATCCTCGCCACCGCGGCGACGCGCGATCTCGCGCGCATTGTATTGCTCGACGCGGCTTCGCTACAGGAAGAGGAAGCGAAGCGGGCTCGCGAGCACGGCCGCCCCGTCGTGGTCGTTTCCGATCTCGACGATGCCTTCCATGCGTTGGAAGCCTTGGACCGACGCGTGGTGGATTACGACGTCACGGTGGACGTGGCGCCAGGCATCCAGGCGACATTTCTCGATGCCGGCCATATTCTCGGTTCGGCCTCCATCCTGCTGACCTTGAACGATGGCGTTTCGCAACGGCGCATGGTTTTTTCCGGCGATCTCGGACACCACGGCTCCGGTGTGCTGCGCCCGCCGCGTCAAGCGCCACCGGCGGACTTCGTGGTCATGGAAACGACCTACGGCGACCGGCCGCACCGATCGTTCGAAGCGACGCGGGAGGAATTCCTCTCGGCCGTGGGGCAGACACTGGCCGCGCATGGGAACGTCGTGATTCCGACTTTCGCGCTCGAACGTGCGCAGGAAATCCTGTACTGCCTGCACCAGGGCATTCGCCAGGGCGCGATACCGGCGAGCGTCTCGGTGTTTCTCGATTCACCCATGGCGATCTCCGCCACCGCGGTGTTCCGCCGCCATCCCGAATGTTTCGGCGACGATTTCCTCGAGGCACTGCGAAAGGACGATCCCTTTGGCATGCCACGCCTGCATTACACGCGGGGCGTAGATGAATCGATGGCTATCAACGCCATCGAAGGCGGCGCGATCATCCTTGCCGGCTCAGGCATGTGCACGGGCGGACGCGTACGCCATCACCTCCGGCACAATCTCGGTCGCGCGCGGTCGTCCGTGATCTTCGTGGGGTACGCCGCAGAAGGCACTCCTGCCCGCGAGATCATCGACGGTCGCAAGGTCATCCGCATCGGCCGGCAGGACATTTCCGTGCGTGCGCGCATCTGGACGATCAACGGCTTCTCGGCGCACGCCGATGCTCCCGAACTCATTCAGTGGCTGGGCGATGAGCCGCGGCAACGGGTCTTCCTCGTCCATGGTGAGCCGGACAGAGGTATGGCGGCGATGCGCGACACGCTGCGGACGCGAGGCATGGCCGTCGTCTGTCCCGAGTTCGATGTGCCTTGCCGCCTCGCGTGA
- a CDS encoding DUF3247 family protein: MGRIARTVFTEPADIAQMERWVEELAINARVRIHVVEGPPAEGVVAVTPTVQVFKNADDIEGINGTVKLEDAQRPGWSGVVWLGDIVRVEHLDSVTKGATRA; this comes from the coding sequence ATGGGGCGTATCGCACGAACCGTATTTACCGAACCAGCGGACATCGCGCAGATGGAGCGTTGGGTCGAAGAGCTGGCCATCAATGCCCGCGTGCGCATTCACGTGGTCGAGGGGCCGCCGGCAGAGGGTGTGGTTGCCGTGACTCCGACGGTCCAGGTGTTCAAGAATGCCGACGACATCGAAGGCATCAACGGCACCGTCAAGCTGGAAGATGCACAGCGACCCGGCTGGAGCGGCGTGGTGTGGCTGGGCGACATCGTGCGTGTCGAACACCTCGACTCGGTGACAAAGGGAGCGACGCGGGCCTAG
- the nhaA gene encoding Na+/H+ antiporter NhaA: MIKTLVWRPLQRLIDFMSGSATGGLVLMGTAALAMVVANSPLGPAYFDALHVELGPLSVLHWINDGLMAIFFLLVGLEIKREFIDGELASNRLRILPGLAAFGGMAVPALIYLAINWNSGDAANGWAIPSATDIAFALGVAALLGSRVPASLKAFLAALAIIDDLGAVIIIAVFYTPGLDLLYLGLSAAVVAAMAVANRLGVRSLWPYLTLGVVLWICVHASGVHATLAGVATALCIPLRDGEGRLPSDGDCTHSPLLRLEHALHRLVPITVLPLFGFANAGISFAGLGVDAWLASTTLGVGLGLAVGKLVGVFGTSWLAVRLGWAEMPREASTVQLLGTALLCGIGFTMSLFIGMLAFPTHPELQDEAKLGILAGSVLAGLAGWLVLRTASKRAG, translated from the coding sequence TTGATCAAGACCCTCGTCTGGCGCCCCTTGCAGCGCCTCATCGATTTCATGTCCGGTTCCGCCACGGGTGGGCTTGTGCTCATGGGCACGGCGGCCCTCGCCATGGTGGTCGCGAACTCCCCGCTCGGGCCTGCCTATTTCGATGCGTTGCACGTCGAGCTGGGTCCGCTCAGCGTGCTGCACTGGATCAACGATGGCCTCATGGCCATTTTCTTCCTGCTCGTCGGGCTCGAAATCAAGCGCGAATTCATCGATGGCGAGCTGGCGTCCAACCGCTTGCGCATCCTGCCTGGGCTCGCCGCCTTCGGTGGCATGGCAGTACCGGCGCTGATCTACCTCGCGATCAACTGGAACAGCGGCGACGCAGCCAACGGCTGGGCCATCCCATCGGCGACCGACATCGCCTTTGCGCTCGGCGTCGCGGCACTGCTGGGAAGCCGCGTGCCGGCATCGCTCAAGGCCTTTCTTGCCGCGTTGGCGATCATCGACGACCTTGGTGCCGTCATCATCATCGCGGTGTTCTACACGCCTGGGCTCGATCTCCTGTATCTCGGTCTCTCTGCAGCCGTCGTCGCTGCGATGGCCGTCGCGAACCGTCTCGGCGTTCGCAGCCTTTGGCCGTATCTGACGTTGGGCGTGGTGCTCTGGATATGCGTCCACGCGTCGGGGGTGCATGCCACGCTGGCAGGCGTCGCCACCGCTCTGTGCATTCCGCTTCGCGATGGCGAGGGGCGCCTTCCGTCCGACGGCGACTGCACGCATTCGCCCTTGCTCCGGTTGGAGCATGCTCTCCATCGTCTGGTGCCGATCACGGTGCTGCCGCTTTTCGGCTTCGCCAATGCGGGCATTTCCTTTGCCGGTCTCGGCGTAGATGCATGGCTCGCGAGCACGACCCTGGGTGTCGGTCTCGGTCTGGCCGTGGGCAAGCTCGTGGGCGTGTTCGGCACCTCGTGGCTCGCCGTCCGCCTGGGCTGGGCAGAAATGCCCCGAGAGGCCTCCACCGTGCAATTGCTGGGTACCGCCTTGCTGTGCGGTATCGGCTTCACGATGAGCCTGTTCATCGGCATGCTCGCGTTTCCCACGCACCCCGAACTCCAGGACGAGGCGAAACTCGGCATCCTGGCCGGCTCCGTGCTGGCCGGCCTGGCAGGGTGGCTGGTGCTGCGTACCGCTTCCAAACGGGCGGGGTGA
- a CDS encoding DUF4142 domain-containing protein has product MSKAGKALGIAFMGVLAVGGGATWAQQRGGADQPQPAGDRKAQITPTDEGFVRGASDAYQMGSRLATLTAARASDPAVKSFGAAMVKDFIALSDALKPAASGEKGYQWAEQPAPEDSKILGALERMQGKSFDEAVPVQFVALLEKLRAALSTEIEKGHDPQVKPVAQKLLPTIENRLHQARALNKRGAVPRS; this is encoded by the coding sequence ATGAGTAAAGCCGGTAAGGCTCTCGGTATCGCCTTCATGGGGGTACTGGCGGTGGGCGGTGGCGCAACGTGGGCGCAGCAACGCGGCGGGGCCGACCAGCCGCAGCCCGCGGGCGATCGGAAAGCGCAGATAACGCCGACGGACGAAGGCTTCGTACGCGGTGCCAGCGACGCTTATCAGATGGGAAGTCGACTCGCCACGCTGACGGCCGCCCGAGCGAGCGATCCTGCGGTGAAATCCTTCGGGGCCGCCATGGTGAAGGATTTCATTGCCCTCAGTGACGCGTTGAAGCCGGCTGCCAGTGGCGAAAAGGGCTATCAATGGGCGGAGCAGCCCGCGCCCGAAGACAGCAAGATTCTTGGCGCGCTGGAGCGTATGCAGGGCAAGTCGTTCGATGAAGCCGTACCCGTACAATTTGTCGCTCTGCTGGAAAAGCTTCGTGCCGCGCTGTCGACCGAAATCGAAAAGGGGCACGATCCACAGGTGAAACCCGTGGCGCAGAAGCTGCTTCCGACCATCGAGAACCGATTGCATCAGGCCCGCGCGTTGAACAAGCGCGGCGCTGTGCCGAGATCGTGA
- a CDS encoding universal stress protein, with amino-acid sequence MSSLATAPSHTSPAGSHQALRDIAVVVSRLPADLTSLTVAASLARRYGAELDVVQVLPLPLPVADAWSFVPDPACMEWYVELREQAARQSVELQRRLDSLGVAGHVRVVESFYDAPTGVAAAAARHADLSVIARPADAPADASRAHGYFSSLLLESGRPVLMVPSATEASTLPPRHVVIAWADTSEATRAVHDAMPLLQTAETVDIVMVDPVENAIENAATFGAALSAHLGRHGVTPRVIVDKSRGRPISRIILDRASRARAQLIVAGGYGHSRMREWVIGGTTRGLFLDSPIPVLFSH; translated from the coding sequence ATGTCCAGCCTCGCCACTGCGCCTTCCCATACCTCTCCGGCCGGGAGCCACCAGGCTCTCCGCGATATCGCCGTTGTCGTCAGCCGGTTGCCGGCCGATCTGACCTCGTTGACGGTGGCTGCATCGCTTGCGCGCCGATACGGTGCGGAGCTCGATGTGGTCCAGGTACTGCCATTGCCCCTGCCCGTGGCCGACGCCTGGTCGTTCGTACCCGACCCGGCCTGCATGGAATGGTATGTGGAGCTACGCGAGCAGGCGGCGCGACAGAGCGTCGAACTCCAGCGACGCCTGGACTCCCTGGGCGTGGCGGGACACGTGCGCGTGGTGGAGTCCTTCTACGACGCGCCGACGGGCGTTGCGGCGGCGGCAGCGCGCCATGCCGATCTGAGCGTCATCGCGCGTCCAGCCGATGCGCCCGCGGATGCGTCGCGCGCGCACGGCTATTTCAGCTCGCTTCTGCTGGAATCGGGGCGACCGGTACTGATGGTGCCGAGCGCGACCGAGGCATCGACCCTGCCGCCGCGACACGTGGTGATCGCATGGGCGGACACGAGCGAAGCCACACGCGCCGTGCACGACGCCATGCCGCTGCTGCAGACGGCGGAAACCGTCGACATCGTCATGGTCGATCCCGTGGAGAATGCCATCGAGAACGCGGCCACCTTCGGCGCAGCGCTATCCGCGCATCTGGGTCGGCACGGCGTGACACCGCGCGTGATCGTCGATAAGTCCCGCGGACGTCCGATCAGTCGGATCATCCTCGATCGCGCGAGTCGGGCTCGCGCCCAGCTCATCGTGGCGGGTGGTTACGGTCACAGCCGCATGCGTGAATGGGTCATCGGCGGAACCACGCGCGGGCTGTTCCTCGATTCGCCGATTCCCGTCCTTTTCTCGCACTGA
- a CDS encoding cupin domain-containing protein: MVFSTARACAFCVIAFASTALSAQPDATSTSAETISFPANDLHWVEIPDTGGIKYANVSGDLTGKGTYEAFVHFPGGKANPFHHHTQALPTVVLKGTFYAIIDGKRTEYPAGSFYRLPAKLAHYSGCSSSEDCLLFQYQDDHFDMVPLKTAN; the protein is encoded by the coding sequence ATGGTTTTTTCCACCGCGCGCGCCTGCGCGTTCTGCGTCATTGCCTTTGCGTCAACCGCGCTTTCCGCGCAGCCCGACGCCACCTCGACGTCCGCTGAGACGATCTCGTTTCCCGCGAACGACCTCCACTGGGTCGAGATCCCCGATACCGGCGGTATCAAATACGCCAATGTCAGCGGCGACCTCACCGGCAAGGGAACCTACGAAGCGTTCGTTCACTTCCCCGGCGGCAAGGCCAACCCGTTCCATCACCACACGCAGGCCCTTCCCACCGTGGTGCTGAAGGGAACGTTCTACGCCATCATCGACGGCAAGCGTACTGAGTATCCGGCGGGCTCCTTCTACCGGCTGCCGGCGAAACTTGCCCATTACAGCGGTTGCAGCAGCAGCGAGGATTGTCTGCTGTTCCAGTATCAGGACGACCATTTCGACATGGTGCCGCTGAAAACGGCGAACTGA
- a CDS encoding bifunctional diguanylate cyclase/phosphodiesterase — protein sequence MNRPPPPATVTARDAPYRSARLIRVVGGLLALMFGLGMAFVIVSDHERRVQVAKSQDQAVADGGQRIITSLLWDIQRAMVDLAEESAPLAVNYSDDELLDISHDLDRVAHHYGELANLVLMDPDGKALTPGVDDPTLATWVASSPIGRGALRIGPLQPWHGGWVVPLAVPVVNGRWLVARLKQSRLQAIADDLGKSRHGVAAITDRFGTILARSGDGRSVIGEPVTTLFEPGSNREERQISHIDGVDRVVAVAPPSDYPFWVGVGVPTADVLAPWYRFTFYSVLLYLVYWAGMIFLYRRLHASESAQVAYLAEITATSDRLADAEARFRLAFDRNPLPSWVFDTGTLAFLEVNEAAVRNYGYSREEFLAMRITDIRPPADQGALRETIEALRQGGDGEPDRLWMHRRKDGSTLDVRIHAADIDLSGRTARLVLAEDVTERIRFERALTYRATHDVTTGLPNTEALVDYLDHGLGKDAWYELFYVHLRGMDRVSDTFGLEVGRNVLRKVAARFGELAAAYGMVAHRPGDRFLLAIDDPGRRAAAMAALLAAVNEPVMLDDTSHTLDPQLGVASHPTDGAKAHQVIANAALAAHVRTDVEPDGPKVFEPAMARHSVERLTLASRMRQAIEGGELDMHFQPIVDARTGAVCKLEALARWPQADGSFIPPDVFIPLCEETGLIVPLGQWVIETAARARVALVSHGFELPIAINISALQFQRADVAAQLQATARAYGLAPDALQVELTESSLMDRQHAVPTLKKLGIEGIHVSLDDFGTGFSNMAYLRDLPIDALKIDRSFIVDIDADERAASICRSMIALARTLGMTVVAEGVERERQYAWLRENGCDQLQGYYFAVPMPMAVLAAHLRDRAAPFQTAPTV from the coding sequence GTGAATCGCCCTCCACCGCCAGCGACCGTCACGGCCCGTGACGCGCCCTACCGCTCCGCGCGGTTGATCCGCGTGGTCGGCGGCCTTCTTGCGTTGATGTTCGGCCTGGGTATGGCTTTCGTCATCGTGAGCGATCACGAACGGCGCGTGCAAGTGGCGAAGAGCCAGGATCAGGCGGTCGCCGATGGCGGCCAGCGCATCATCACCTCGCTGTTGTGGGACATCCAGCGTGCCATGGTGGACCTGGCCGAGGAGAGCGCGCCCCTCGCGGTGAATTACTCCGACGACGAACTGCTGGACATCTCGCACGACCTCGATCGCGTCGCCCATCATTACGGCGAGCTAGCCAACCTGGTGCTGATGGATCCCGACGGCAAAGCGCTCACGCCTGGCGTGGACGACCCGACGCTCGCCACGTGGGTCGCCTCCTCGCCCATCGGGCGCGGTGCGTTGCGGATCGGCCCGCTGCAACCCTGGCACGGCGGCTGGGTGGTCCCGCTTGCGGTTCCCGTCGTGAACGGTCGCTGGCTCGTCGCGCGACTCAAGCAAAGCCGCCTGCAGGCCATTGCCGACGACCTCGGCAAGAGCCGCCACGGCGTCGCGGCGATCACCGACCGATTCGGAACCATCCTGGCCCGCAGCGGAGATGGGCGCAGCGTGATCGGCGAGCCCGTCACTACCTTGTTCGAGCCCGGTTCGAACCGCGAGGAGCGGCAGATAAGCCACATCGATGGGGTGGATCGCGTGGTTGCGGTAGCCCCTCCGAGTGACTATCCGTTCTGGGTCGGCGTAGGCGTTCCCACCGCCGACGTGCTCGCGCCCTGGTATCGCTTCACGTTCTACAGCGTGCTTCTTTACCTTGTGTACTGGGCCGGCATGATCTTCCTGTATCGCCGCCTGCACGCGAGCGAGTCCGCACAGGTCGCCTATCTCGCCGAGATCACGGCTACGTCGGATCGGTTGGCCGACGCCGAGGCACGCTTCCGCCTGGCCTTCGACCGGAATCCCCTGCCCTCGTGGGTCTTCGACACCGGCACCCTCGCCTTTCTCGAAGTGAACGAGGCGGCCGTGCGCAATTACGGCTACTCGCGCGAGGAGTTCCTCGCCATGCGCATCACGGACATCCGCCCACCCGCCGACCAGGGAGCGCTCAGGGAGACCATCGAGGCGCTGCGTCAGGGTGGCGACGGCGAACCTGATCGCCTTTGGATGCATCGACGCAAGGATGGCAGCACGTTGGACGTGCGCATCCATGCGGCAGACATCGACCTCTCCGGCCGCACCGCGCGGCTGGTCCTGGCTGAAGACGTCACCGAACGCATCCGCTTCGAACGTGCCCTCACCTATCGCGCGACCCATGACGTGACGACAGGACTACCCAATACCGAGGCCTTGGTCGACTACCTCGATCATGGTCTGGGCAAGGACGCATGGTACGAACTGTTCTACGTTCACCTGCGCGGCATGGATCGGGTCAGCGACACCTTCGGGCTCGAGGTCGGACGGAACGTGCTGCGCAAGGTGGCCGCGCGCTTCGGCGAGCTCGCCGCGGCATACGGCATGGTCGCCCACCGTCCAGGCGATCGTTTTCTTCTCGCCATCGACGACCCAGGCCGCCGTGCCGCCGCGATGGCGGCGCTACTGGCAGCGGTGAACGAACCCGTGATGCTGGACGATACGTCGCACACGCTCGACCCTCAGTTGGGCGTCGCATCGCATCCAACCGATGGCGCCAAGGCGCATCAGGTAATCGCGAACGCCGCGCTTGCGGCGCACGTGCGGACCGACGTCGAACCCGACGGTCCGAAGGTGTTCGAACCGGCCATGGCGCGGCATTCCGTGGAACGCCTCACGCTCGCCTCGCGCATGCGCCAGGCGATCGAGGGCGGCGAGTTGGATATGCACTTTCAACCGATCGTGGACGCTCGCACGGGCGCGGTGTGCAAGCTCGAAGCCCTCGCACGTTGGCCTCAGGCCGACGGAAGTTTCATCCCGCCCGATGTCTTCATTCCCCTCTGCGAGGAAACGGGTCTTATCGTGCCGTTGGGCCAGTGGGTGATCGAGACGGCCGCACGGGCACGGGTGGCGCTGGTCAGCCATGGGTTCGAGCTGCCGATCGCCATCAATATCTCCGCCCTGCAGTTCCAGCGCGCCGATGTGGCCGCTCAATTGCAGGCGACCGCGCGCGCCTATGGCCTGGCACCGGACGCGCTTCAGGTCGAGCTGACCGAAAGCAGCCTCATGGATCGCCAGCATGCGGTGCCTACGCTGAAGAAGCTCGGCATCGAGGGCATTCATGTATCGCTCGACGACTTTGGCACGGGGTTCTCCAACATGGCCTACCTGCGCGATCTGCCGATCGATGCGCTGAAAATCGACCGCTCGTTCATTGTCGACATCGATGCGGACGAGCGTGCTGCGTCGATCTGCCGATCCATGATTGCGCTGGCCCGCACGCTCGGCATGACCGTCGTGGCCGAAGGGGTGGAACGCGAGCGTCAATATGCGTGGTTGCGCGAGAACGGGTGCGACCAGCTTCAGGGCTATTACTTCGCCGTACCGATGCCCATGGCGGTGCTTGCGGCACACCTCCGCGACAGGGCTGCGCCGTTCCAAACCGCTCCTACGGTGTGA
- a CDS encoding thymidine phosphorylase: protein MDGTKGEVAGPLQREGIDSGDEFIVFLPDGDGSPGLPARTRVRICVGQGTACPREAYATVYVGRCGGAAGIGVSESLWHALAPRAGEWAMVKRTPPPASMAWVRATMHGHALPPEAMREVVRDIAARRYSPIETAAFVAASAHGNLASREVAALTHALIESGFRLAWPGRHAIDKHCIGGLPGNRTTPIVVAIAASLGITMPKASSRAITSAAGTADVMETMAPVVMDAARMRRVVEQENGCVVWSGGLGFAPADDRLIRAQRELDVNAPAHIVASVLAKKVACGASSVLIDIPVGPTAKVRTREEAEVLVDLFAQVADDVGLAVRTLVTDGTHPVGCGIGPALEARDVLAVLHGDAEAPTDLRERSVQVAAAVLMLSGRYTSEIAAREAANHALTSGMARARFEGICLAQGGMREPPRARCVQVVHATSNALVRGFDCRMLARLARLAGAPEFPEAGVRLRVRPGDRVEPGQPLLELHGPSMGSIESAAGYAAVQSDLVRLDHKEGAVV, encoded by the coding sequence ATGGATGGCACGAAAGGCGAAGTCGCGGGCCCCTTGCAGCGTGAAGGTATCGACAGTGGCGACGAATTCATCGTCTTCTTGCCCGATGGCGACGGATCGCCGGGCTTGCCCGCTAGAACGCGCGTGCGTATCTGCGTGGGGCAGGGCACCGCGTGCCCGCGAGAGGCGTATGCCACGGTATACGTCGGGCGTTGCGGCGGCGCCGCCGGCATCGGTGTGTCGGAGTCGCTATGGCATGCACTGGCGCCACGGGCAGGTGAGTGGGCGATGGTGAAGCGTACGCCGCCGCCGGCATCGATGGCATGGGTAAGGGCCACGATGCACGGTCACGCACTGCCGCCAGAGGCCATGCGGGAAGTGGTGCGCGACATCGCCGCGCGGCGTTACTCGCCGATCGAGACGGCCGCCTTCGTCGCTGCTTCCGCGCACGGCAATCTTGCCTCCCGCGAAGTCGCTGCGTTGACACATGCGCTGATCGAAAGTGGCTTTCGACTGGCATGGCCGGGACGTCACGCGATCGACAAGCACTGCATCGGCGGTCTGCCGGGCAATCGGACCACGCCGATCGTCGTAGCCATCGCCGCGTCGCTTGGCATCACGATGCCAAAGGCCTCGTCGCGCGCGATCACCTCCGCGGCGGGCACCGCGGACGTGATGGAAACCATGGCGCCCGTAGTCATGGACGCGGCGCGCATGCGTCGCGTGGTGGAGCAGGAGAACGGTTGCGTGGTGTGGAGCGGCGGCCTAGGGTTCGCCCCTGCCGACGATCGCCTGATTCGCGCACAGCGAGAGCTGGACGTCAATGCGCCTGCGCACATCGTGGCTTCGGTGCTGGCGAAGAAAGTGGCGTGCGGCGCATCGAGTGTCCTCATCGATATTCCCGTCGGTCCGACGGCAAAAGTGCGAACGCGCGAAGAAGCCGAGGTGCTGGTGGACCTGTTTGCCCAGGTCGCAGATGACGTGGGACTCGCGGTGCGCACGCTAGTCACCGACGGCACGCATCCGGTCGGTTGTGGCATTGGCCCGGCGCTCGAGGCGCGCGACGTGCTCGCCGTGCTGCACGGCGACGCCGAGGCACCGACCGATCTGCGCGAACGTTCGGTACAGGTCGCTGCTGCGGTGCTGATGCTATCGGGCCGATACACCAGTGAGATTGCCGCGCGTGAAGCGGCGAATCATGCCCTGACCAGCGGCATGGCGAGGGCTCGCTTCGAGGGGATATGTCTCGCGCAGGGCGGTATGCGGGAGCCACCGCGCGCACGCTGCGTGCAGGTGGTGCACGCGACCTCGAATGCACTTGTACGCGGTTTCGATTGCCGCATGCTCGCGCGCCTGGCAAGGCTGGCCGGCGCGCCGGAATTTCCTGAAGCGGGCGTCCGGCTTCGCGTCCGCCCGGGCGATCGCGTCGAGCCGGGGCAGCCCCTGCTCGAACTGCACGGTCCGTCCATGGGATCGATCGAAAGTGCCGCGGGATATGCCGCCGTACAGTCGGATCTCGTCCGGCTCGATCACAAAGAAGGAGCGGTCGTATGA
- a CDS encoding universal stress protein, whose product MFENVLLVTDGSPGAARCAEQCAQLAATLRCHLQILHVTAPLPAVQLAADLIEGGEVERRASERAAECLDSAARIAAGHGVRVSTHHVVDARSAIAIVEEARRYGCHLIVMHGHAGEARSLRNVARDVILEGDTPVMVFP is encoded by the coding sequence ATGTTCGAGAACGTATTGCTGGTCACCGATGGCTCGCCGGGCGCCGCGCGCTGCGCGGAACAGTGCGCGCAGTTGGCGGCGACACTGCGTTGCCACCTGCAGATACTCCACGTCACCGCGCCTTTACCCGCGGTGCAGCTCGCTGCCGACCTGATCGAAGGTGGCGAGGTTGAACGACGGGCGAGCGAGCGAGCGGCGGAGTGCCTCGACAGCGCCGCTCGGATCGCTGCCGGGCACGGCGTACGCGTCAGCACCCACCATGTCGTCGACGCGCGTTCCGCGATCGCGATCGTGGAAGAAGCGCGCCGCTATGGTTGTCATCTGATCGTGATGCACGGTCACGCGGGCGAGGCACGTTCCTTGCGCAACGTGGCCCGGGACGTGATCCTCGAAGGCGACACACCGGTGATGGTGTTCCCGTAA
- a CDS encoding ferritin-like domain-containing protein, with protein MAVKTIEDLFIHELSDIYSAEKQLTRALPRLARAAELPELKEAFEMHLEETQGQVERIDQIVETLGIRLKRMKCAAMEGLVEESKEVIDAIDAGPLRDAALIGGAQKVEHYEIASYGTLSAIAKQLGYKDAVTLLQATLKEEKSTDEKLTMLAEQAGNQRAAQKQSAA; from the coding sequence ATGGCAGTAAAGACGATCGAAGATCTTTTCATCCACGAGCTCTCGGACATCTACAGCGCCGAAAAGCAGCTTACCCGCGCACTGCCGCGCCTCGCCCGCGCAGCGGAGTTACCTGAACTCAAAGAAGCCTTCGAAATGCATTTGGAAGAGACCCAGGGGCAAGTCGAGCGTATCGACCAGATTGTGGAGACCCTGGGCATCCGCCTGAAGCGGATGAAGTGCGCCGCGATGGAAGGCCTCGTCGAAGAGAGCAAGGAAGTCATCGATGCGATCGACGCCGGTCCGCTGCGTGACGCGGCCCTGATCGGCGGCGCCCAGAAGGTGGAGCATTACGAGATTGCGTCGTACGGCACGCTATCTGCTATCGCGAAGCAGCTCGGTTACAAAGACGCGGTCACGCTACTTCAGGCCACGCTGAAGGAGGAAAAGTCCACTGACGAGAAACTGACGATGCTTGCTGAGCAGGCGGGCAATCAGCGGGCCGCACAGAAGCAATCGGCGGCCTGA
- a CDS encoding GNAT family N-acetyltransferase: protein MFTSSLLENAMSSHAASPSPDTAAFPAVTGEHWIETLADGRRVLIRPLKAEDRLREQAFIRRLSAESRRCRFLGEIREASESVIDDLMDVDGVHSLAFIALAHDDGELREVGVSRYSATNEPWRCECAVTVADDWRHQGLAATLMRHLIVVARRNGFKHMFSIDLAEDRGMEELARELGFARALDPDDPTLVIHTLSL, encoded by the coding sequence ATGTTCACGTCATCCCTATTGGAGAACGCCATGTCGAGCCATGCCGCCAGCCCTTCGCCGGACACCGCTGCCTTTCCCGCCGTGACCGGTGAGCATTGGATCGAGACCCTGGCCGACGGCAGGCGCGTACTGATTCGACCCTTGAAAGCCGAGGACCGGCTTCGCGAACAGGCATTCATCCGCCGCCTGTCGGCCGAATCGCGACGCTGCCGTTTTCTGGGTGAGATACGCGAGGCGTCCGAAAGCGTGATCGACGACCTGATGGACGTCGATGGTGTCCATTCGCTGGCCTTCATCGCACTAGCCCACGACGATGGTGAATTGCGCGAAGTGGGTGTCAGCCGCTATAGCGCGACGAATGAACCCTGGCGCTGCGAGTGCGCCGTCACCGTAGCCGACGACTGGCGCCATCAAGGTCTCGCCGCCACGTTGATGCGCCACCTGATCGTCGTCGCCCGTCGCAACGGCTTCAAGCACATGTTCTCGATCGACCTCGCGGAGGATCGCGGCATGGAGGAGCTGGCGCGCGAACTGGGTTTTGCGCGGGCACTCGACCCGGACGACCCGACGCTCGTCATCCATACGCTATCCCTTTGA